One Aliidiomarina minuta genomic region harbors:
- the pgsW gene encoding poly-gamma-glutamate system protein, whose protein sequence is MSRYTKIYWRSSQIPAWGLVFLIVASIGALLAVENITQRDPVVEDNYSTMVAASRQMRDAIEVIRPVRGSVRPINPEADPQRSGLIGVATSDVTTTRGGLQSKQTTINPNWAAVAVKLIAEAGVEEGDLVAVAVSGSFPALNLAVYTAIEAMGAEPVIIASGSSSQWGANVPGMLWIDMENTWREAGIISSRPVAASIGGVEDRGADLSPEGVEIIRDTIRASGIRLLEPGSYQEAVADRIALFREHSGGRPYKAFVNVGGGATIVGPPSIDSQFSSGLSRTAPARAFAVDTVMGYFLREGVPAIHFIGISSMAERHGLPIAPEEAVPVGNGGVYAGTKYSRFLALVLGIVLVGLTWLMVRSAGIIGFWRKPEENSKGIRPMV, encoded by the coding sequence ATGAGTCGTTATACAAAAATTTACTGGCGCTCTTCGCAGATACCCGCCTGGGGCCTGGTGTTCCTGATAGTGGCGTCGATTGGCGCATTGTTGGCGGTGGAGAATATTACCCAAAGGGATCCTGTTGTTGAAGATAATTATTCAACCATGGTAGCCGCATCACGACAGATGCGTGATGCGATTGAAGTGATTAGACCCGTTCGTGGCAGTGTCAGGCCGATTAATCCAGAAGCGGATCCTCAGCGCTCGGGCCTGATTGGTGTGGCGACCAGCGATGTGACTACTACCCGAGGTGGGTTGCAGTCTAAGCAGACGACGATCAATCCCAATTGGGCAGCTGTGGCTGTTAAGCTAATAGCAGAAGCTGGAGTAGAAGAGGGCGATCTGGTTGCGGTTGCGGTATCGGGCTCTTTTCCGGCGTTAAACCTGGCGGTTTATACAGCGATTGAAGCCATGGGAGCAGAACCTGTGATTATAGCTTCAGGTTCGTCGTCACAATGGGGCGCCAATGTGCCCGGTATGTTGTGGATAGATATGGAAAACACCTGGCGTGAGGCGGGTATTATAAGCTCCCGACCTGTGGCAGCATCTATCGGTGGTGTTGAAGATCGGGGCGCTGACCTGTCTCCGGAAGGGGTGGAGATTATACGTGACACTATTCGCGCTTCAGGTATTCGTTTGCTGGAGCCAGGAAGTTATCAGGAAGCTGTAGCGGATCGTATTGCTCTGTTTCGTGAACATTCAGGGGGCCGTCCTTACAAAGCTTTTGTCAATGTGGGTGGCGGTGCCACTATCGTGGGCCCTCCATCTATTGATAGTCAGTTCTCGTCGGGTCTGTCACGTACGGCGCCTGCCCGTGCTTTTGCGGTAGATACTGTGATGGGTTACTTTTTGCGTGAGGGTGTTCCTGCTATTCATTTTATCGGAATTAGCAGTATGGCTGAGCGGCATGGTTTACCTATAGCGCCTGAAGAAGCCGTGCCTGTAGGTAATGGTGGTGTCTATGCGGGCACGAAGTATTCAAGGTTTCTGGCTTTGGTACTGGGTATTGTATTAGTAGGTTTAACCTGGTTGATGGTGCGCTCAGCGGGCATTATAGGATTCTGGCGTAAACCTGAAGAAAACAGTAAAGGTATACGCCCTATGGTCTAG
- the rnhB gene encoding ribonuclease HII — MSTNKLICGVDEAGRGPLAGPVVAAAVILDPEYVIAGVTDSKKLNEKKRALLSTEIKQHALYWAIAQCDVEEIDQLNILHASMLAMSRAVAALPVAPDHVLVDGNRLPQLSVPATAIIKGDASEACIGAASILAKVERDRQMLEWHEHYPMYNFAKHKAYPTAAHITLLQEHGVCPIHRRSFRPVRELLNK, encoded by the coding sequence ATGAGCACAAACAAACTTATATGTGGTGTGGACGAGGCGGGTCGCGGGCCTCTTGCCGGTCCGGTCGTAGCCGCAGCCGTCATTCTCGACCCTGAGTATGTCATTGCGGGCGTTACCGATTCCAAAAAGCTCAATGAAAAAAAGCGAGCTTTACTAAGCACCGAAATTAAGCAACACGCCCTCTACTGGGCCATAGCGCAATGTGATGTAGAAGAAATCGATCAGCTGAATATTCTGCATGCCTCTATGCTGGCCATGTCACGTGCTGTCGCAGCACTGCCCGTTGCCCCCGACCATGTATTAGTCGATGGCAACCGTTTACCTCAGCTATCGGTGCCTGCTACCGCCATTATTAAAGGCGACGCCAGCGAAGCCTGCATCGGCGCAGCTTCAATTCTGGCGAAAGTAGAGCGGGACCGACAGATGCTGGAATGGCATGAACATTATCCAATGTATAACTTTGCTAAACACAAAGCTTATCCCACAGCCGCACATATAACACTTCTGCAGGAACATGGGGTTTGTCCTATCCACAGGCGCAGTTTCCGCCCCGTGCGTGAGCTACTTAATAAATAA
- a CDS encoding SDR family oxidoreductase yields the protein MSTINGKTIWVTGASSGIGLALAEQLAAAGANLVLSARNQDKLKSLADRLPGTHIVFPLDLSRPEKAMAKADHFLEDIQVDILINNAGISQRSLALETDFEVYRDLMEVNYFSVVALSKMLAPHLIQQGGGHIVTVSSVAGKVGTKHRSGYSGAKFAVIGFMDCLRAELADKNVRCLTVCPGFVHTQIAHNALTGDGSQLGKADPDNAGGISAEECARQIIQAIQRNKDEIVVGKGLSKVAPMLQRFFPGLLRRLIARR from the coding sequence ATGAGCACTATTAACGGCAAAACGATTTGGGTCACCGGCGCATCTTCTGGCATAGGGCTTGCGCTGGCGGAACAGCTAGCGGCAGCCGGTGCAAACCTGGTGCTGAGCGCACGTAATCAAGATAAACTAAAGAGCCTTGCTGACCGACTTCCCGGCACGCATATCGTCTTTCCACTGGACCTTTCCCGGCCGGAAAAAGCCATGGCCAAAGCTGATCATTTCCTGGAAGACATTCAGGTTGATATACTGATTAACAACGCGGGCATATCACAGCGCAGCCTGGCGCTGGAAACCGACTTTGAAGTGTACCGAGACCTGATGGAGGTTAACTACTTCAGCGTCGTCGCGTTAAGCAAAATGCTCGCCCCGCATCTGATACAACAAGGCGGTGGTCATATAGTGACCGTATCCAGCGTCGCGGGCAAAGTAGGCACCAAACATCGTTCCGGTTATTCAGGAGCGAAGTTCGCAGTGATTGGTTTCATGGATTGCCTGCGGGCGGAATTAGCCGACAAAAACGTACGCTGCCTGACCGTTTGTCCCGGATTTGTACATACACAAATAGCCCACAATGCGTTAACTGGTGATGGTTCTCAGCTCGGCAAAGCGGATCCTGACAATGCTGGAGGCATTTCCGCCGAAGAATGTGCGCGCCAGATTATTCAGGCCATTCAGCGCAATAAAGATGAAATCGTCGTCGGCAAAGGACTCAGCAAAGTAGCACCGATGTTGCAGCGCTTCTTCCCCGGGCTCCTTCGCCGCCTCATCGCCAGGCGCTAG
- the pgsB gene encoding poly-gamma-glutamate synthase PgsB: MPVPEMLVVVAVLWFFLVFAGIFEAWRHRKVVSQIPVRIHVNGTRGKTSVTRLIAAGLRGGGKRVCAKTTGSAAAFTDPDGREFSLFRISGANIIEQMRMMKRMAKFKPDIAIVECMALQPHYQSLTERKMVRSTHGVITNARPDHLDVMGPGEEDVALALAGSTPVKGALFTAEQELIKVFQHSCNDRGSKLHQITPQQVAEIDDDILQHFHYSEHAENVALALHVCANLGVNREAALQGMYGLQPEAGAMRILHVEYFRRDIIFVNAFAANDPESTGSIWNKMINSYGEDRTHVALINCRADRPHRSQQMAEAAASWPVADLYLLIGSGTLMFVRKAMKHGLDPNKLVVMENASMVDVTETLFSECGNRALVVGMCNIHGGGEEMARFFQNRATREEEL, translated from the coding sequence GTGCCTGTTCCTGAAATGTTGGTTGTTGTTGCCGTGCTCTGGTTTTTTTTAGTTTTTGCTGGAATATTTGAAGCCTGGCGACATAGAAAAGTTGTTAGTCAAATTCCTGTGCGTATTCATGTAAATGGTACACGAGGTAAAACCAGTGTGACTCGCTTAATTGCGGCGGGTTTACGGGGCGGAGGTAAACGAGTCTGTGCAAAAACAACAGGGTCAGCGGCTGCATTTACTGATCCTGACGGGCGTGAATTTTCCTTATTCCGCATCAGTGGTGCAAATATTATTGAACAAATGCGCATGATGAAACGAATGGCGAAGTTTAAACCCGATATCGCAATCGTCGAGTGCATGGCATTACAGCCCCATTACCAGTCATTAACTGAACGTAAAATGGTGCGCTCTACTCATGGGGTTATTACCAATGCGCGCCCTGACCACCTGGATGTTATGGGGCCTGGGGAAGAAGATGTTGCTCTGGCTTTGGCGGGCAGCACGCCTGTAAAAGGCGCGTTATTCACTGCAGAGCAGGAGTTAATAAAGGTGTTTCAGCATTCTTGTAATGATCGTGGAAGCAAACTTCATCAAATTACGCCCCAACAGGTTGCGGAAATTGATGATGATATTTTGCAGCATTTTCATTACAGCGAACACGCCGAGAACGTTGCTCTTGCTTTACATGTCTGTGCAAACCTTGGCGTTAATCGCGAAGCAGCTTTGCAGGGCATGTACGGCTTGCAGCCTGAAGCCGGGGCTATGCGTATTTTACATGTCGAATATTTTCGCCGGGATATTATTTTTGTTAACGCATTCGCCGCTAATGATCCTGAATCAACCGGTAGTATCTGGAACAAGATGATTAATTCCTATGGTGAAGACAGAACTCATGTAGCACTCATTAATTGTCGTGCTGACAGACCTCACCGTTCGCAGCAAATGGCGGAAGCTGCTGCCTCCTGGCCAGTTGCAGATTTGTATTTGTTAATAGGATCCGGAACTTTGATGTTTGTGCGCAAAGCAATGAAACACGGATTGGATCCCAATAAACTTGTGGTCATGGAGAATGCATCAATGGTGGATGTTACGGAAACGCTTTTTTCAGAATGCGGTAATAGGGCTTTGGTTGTGGGAATGTGTAATATCCATGGTGGTGGCGAGGAAATGGCTCGCTTTTTCCAAAACCGGGCTACCCGAGAGGAAGAGTTATGA
- the pgsC gene encoding poly-gamma-glutamate biosynthesis protein PgsC, with the protein MIALNILAVSIGIGLFFTLILSQFFGLAAGGLVVPGYMALQLMNPLNVGVTLVAALATFFIVRMVSSYMVIYGRRQTIIMILTGYLIAGLLDLFLGSMVAWADLEMMGETGDAEAQVAQLDSPLLMAVMETSIVGYIIPGLIAIWFDRQGVLQTLCGLAVTAVLVRLALIIIMPEALHAYEAQRVFQMPGW; encoded by the coding sequence ATGATTGCGCTTAATATTCTGGCCGTTTCTATTGGCATTGGTTTATTTTTTACTTTAATACTGAGTCAGTTTTTTGGTTTAGCAGCTGGTGGTCTTGTGGTGCCTGGTTATATGGCGTTGCAGTTAATGAATCCACTCAATGTAGGCGTTACTTTAGTAGCTGCACTCGCTACTTTTTTTATTGTAAGAATGGTTTCCAGTTATATGGTGATTTATGGTCGTCGGCAAACCATTATTATGATTTTAACAGGATACCTTATTGCAGGCTTGCTGGATTTATTTCTGGGCAGCATGGTTGCCTGGGCAGACCTTGAAATGATGGGTGAGACTGGTGATGCTGAAGCCCAGGTTGCTCAACTGGATTCTCCGTTGTTAATGGCAGTCATGGAAACCAGCATTGTGGGTTATATTATCCCAGGCTTGATAGCTATCTGGTTTGATCGTCAGGGCGTTTTACAGACCCTTTGTGGATTAGCGGTGACCGCGGTATTGGTGCGGTTGGCGTTAATTATTATTATGCCTGAAGCGTTACATGCCTATGAGGCTCAACGCGTATTTCAAATGCCAGGTTGGTAA